The genomic region CCTTCGTCGTCGATATCGTGACCAGGTGGCGCGATCCGGCGAGCGCGTCGTGACAGAATTTGAAGGGCCAGTCGCTCAACAGATCGAGAGGATCCGGAAGACCAACTGGCGCTTTGCAACACACGACGGGTAGGGACAAGAGCCGTACCCACCATCCTGATGAAAGGTAATCCATGGCCACGCTGTTCCACCCCATCAAGGTCGGAGATCTCGACCTTGCCAATCGCATCGTGCTTGCGCCACTGACGCGCAACCGTTCGCCCAAGGCGGTGCCGCGGGACCTAGCGGTCACCTACTACACACAGCGCGCCGATGCAGGTCTGCTGATCACCGAGGCCACCGCGATCACGCATCAGGGGCAGGGCTACGCCGATGTGCCCGGCCTCTACGCGCCCGAGCAGCTTGCAGGCTGGCGCAAGGTAACCGACGCCGTCCATGTGGCAGGCGGAAAGATCGTGGTGCAGCTCTGGCATGTCGGCCGGATCTCCCACAACTCGCTGCAGCCCGGCGGCGGCAAGCCGGTCGCGCCGTCGGCGATCCCAGCCAAATCCAAGACCTATCTGATCGATCCGGAAGGCAGCGGCGTCTTTGCCGAAACATCCGAGCCGCGCGCGCTCGAACGGGACGAATTGCCGGGCATCGTCGAGGATTTCCGGCGCGCCGCGAAAGCGGCGGTTGAAGGCGCCGGCTTCGACGGTGTCGAGGTCCACGGCGCCAATGGCTATCTGCTCGACCAGTTCCTGCGCGCCGGCAGCAACCACCGCTCCGACGAATATGGCGGCTCCATCGAGAACCGCACGCGGCTGGCCCTGGAGGTGGTTGACGCGGTTGTCGCGGAGGTTGGTGCGGGCAGGACCGGTATCCGCCTTTCGCCGGTCACACCCGCCAATGATGCGTCGGATCCTGATCCGCAGCCATTGTTCGACCATGTCGTGCGCGAACTTGCCGCCCGTGGGCTTGCCTATATCCACGTCATAGAGGGCGCGACCGGCGGAGCGCGGGATTTTCAGCAGGGCGACCGGCCGTTCGACTACGCCTCCTTCAAGGCCGCCTACCGCAACGCCGGCGGCAAGGGCGCCTGGCTGGTCAACAATGGCTATGACGCGAAGCTTGCGGAGGCCGCAATCTCGGAAGGGCGAGCCGACCTGGTGGCCTTTGGCAAGCTCTTCCTTGCCAATCCTGATCTCGTCCGCAGACTGAGAGAAGGCGCAGATCTCAACGCGCCGGACAAATCCACCTTCTATGGTGGCGGCGCCAAAGGCTACACCGACTATCCCACGTTGGCCTGATCCCTCGACCTGCACGGAGATTGCAATGACGACCTGTGCATTCGTGGAATGGCCGGAAGGACTGGAGCCCCGCGGCCTCCTATGGGAGGCCTTGCGCCAACAGGTCGCGGCGGCACGTCCGGACATTCTCGTCACCAACGAGATGCCCTTTGGTCCCTGGCTGGCAAGCGAACGACCGTTCGACGCGGACGCTGCGGCTCGCGGCGTCACGCTCCACGAACACGGGCTCGAAGCATTGCGCGGGCTGGGCGTGCCGGCGGTGATTTCGTCCAGGCCGGTCTGGCAGAGCGAACGTCTGGCCAATGAAGCATTCGTGCTCGAAGCCGGGGATATCAGCGTGCTCCACCGCAAGCAGCTCTTTCCTGAGGAGCCTGGCTGGTACGAAGCGAGCTGGTTCCGGGGAGACAACAGCGGGTTTGCCGTGCACGACATCGCTGGCTTGAAAGTCGGCGTTCTGCTTTGTACCGAGCTGATGTTCAACGAGCATGCGCGCGGCTACGGACGCGCCGGCGGCGATTTGATCGTGGTTCCGAGGGCCACCTCGACAAGCCAGGAGAAATGGGCGGTCGCGGGCGCAATGGGCGCCATCGTGTCCGGCTGCTATGTGGTCAGTTCGAACCGGAGCGGAGCCTCGGCCAACAGCCCCCGGTTCGGCGGCCGTGGCCTTGCCTTCGCGCCCGACGGCACGCTTCTGGCAGACACGTCAAGCGATGGAACGCTGGCGGTTGTCGATCTGGACGCCGGGGTCTCGCAACGACAGAAATCCGAATATCCGTGCAATGTCGTTGAACGGGCATACAGGTAAAACGGCTGGCCGGGCATAAACACACGATTGCCAAACGGCCTTGATCAAGAACCGGATCGCTCACCGTCAAGCCAGACCGCGATCGGCATCAAATCCGGCGGCACCGCCCACTGAGCAATCAGATCCAATCCGGCGGCCCCGCAGAATAGACCATCGCCCTGATACCGATCACAAATCAAAATCTACTAACTTTATAGATTTAACAAATAATCGCTGCCGAACGCCCTTGGGCGATACGTGAATTTCCCAGGCCGCCGCCGAAACGAACGGCGTTTTCTTTGTTTCCATCGTCCGCGGTGCGACCCTTCGCTCACCAAACGAGAGGGTCGAAATGAGCAGTACTGCCGACAAGAGAACAATTCCGGTGCTGGATTTTTCTCGCTACGAAGCCGATCCGGCTTCCCGCAGGGAATTTCTCGAGGGGCTCAGGCGTGCGTCACGCGATGTCGGCTTCTTCTACCTGACTGGACATGGCATCGCGCAGTCTCTGATCGACGATGTGCTTGGCGCGTCGCGACGTTTCTTTGCCTTGGCCGACAAGGACAAGCTCCAGATCGAAATGGTCAACTCGCCGCATTTTCGCGGCTACAACCGGGTCGGCCAGGAACTGACGAAGGGCCAGAAGGACTGGCGCGAGCAGGTCGACATCGGCTCGGAAGCGCCGGCGCTGCCGCGCAATGCGAACCTGCCGGCGTGGACGCGTTTGCAGGGGCCGAACCAATGGCCGTCAGCCTTGCCGGAACTGAAGCCGCTTCTGCTGGAGTGGCAGGATCGCCTGACCGACCTTTCGACGCGCCTGCTGAAGGCCTTCGCAATTGTCCTGGAGCAGGACGAGAACGCTTTCGAAACCATCTATGCCGGCACGCCCAACCATCTCATCAAGATCATTCGCTATCCCGGCCGGGACTCGACCAAGAGCGAGCAGGGCGTCGGCGCACACAAGGACAGCGGCTTCCTGACGCTTCTGCTGCAGGAAAGGCAGAAGGGGCTGCAGGTCGAGGCCGCCGACGGCGACTGGATCGACGCCGAGCCGCGCGCCGGCACCTTTGTCGTCAATATCGGCGAACTGCTGGAAATGGCGACCGATGGCTATTTGAAGGCCACTATGCACCGGGTCGTGACACCGCCGGCCGGCACCGACCGGCTGTCGGTCGCCTTCTTCCTCGGCGCGCCTTTCGATGCCGAGATTCCGCTGCTTGACCTGGCGCCGCACCTGAAAGCGCAGGCGAATGGCGTCACCCGCGATCCCCAAAATCCGCTCTACCGCAACTCCGGGCAGAACGCGCTCAAGAGCCGCCTGCGCTCGCATCCCGATGTCGCGCGTCGCCATCACGTCGATCTGCTGGCCACCCAGGCCAGAACCGAAGCCGTACCCGTTGCCTGACCGCTGCAACCCTTCAGGAAGGAACAACCGATGACCCTCGAAAACCTGTCGCCCGAGACCCTGGCCCTGCACGGCGGCTCCTGGCGCGCCGATCCCAGCAACGGTGCGGTTGCCGTGCCGATCTACCAGACCACGTCCTACCAGTTCCAGGACACCGCCCATGCCGACCGGCTGTTCGCGTTGGATGAGATCGGCCATATCTACACGCGCGTGTCGAACCCGACGCAGGACGCGCTGGAGACCCGCATAGCGGCGCTGGAAGGGGGCGCGGCTGCCCTTCTTCTCTCCTCCGGCCAGGCGGCTTCAGCCTATTCGGTGCTGAACCTTGCCGGTGCCGGCGACAACATCGTCTCCGCCACCGATCTCTATGGAGGCACCTGGGCGTTGTTTGCCGCCACGCTCAAGCATCTGGGCGTGGAAGTGCGGTTCGTCGATCCGTCCGATCCCGAGAACTTTCGCCGCGCCACCGACGAGCGGACACGCGCATACTATGCGGAATCGCTGCCCAATCCGAAGCTGCAGGTGTTCCCGATCAAGGAAGTCGCCGACATCGGCCGTTCACTCGGCGTGCCGCTGATCATCGACAACACCGCGGCGCCGCTGATCATCAGGCCGTTCGACCACGGCGCCGCGGTGGTGGTCTATTCGGCGACGAAATACATCGGCGGCCACGGCACATCGATCGGCGGCATCGTCATCGATGGCGGCAATTTTCCATGGGAAGACCATGCCGGGCGTTTCCCGACACTGAACCAGCCCGATCCAAGCTATCACGGTAAGGTCTGGGTCGAGGCTGCCAAGCCGCTTGGTCCCGTGGCCTATGTACTGCGCATCCGGACCGTGCTTCTGCGCGATGTCGGCGCGGCGATCAGCCCGTTCAATGCCTTCCAGTTGCTGCAGGGCCTGGAGACGCTGCCATTGCGCATCCGCCAGCACAGCGAGAATGCGATCAAGGTGGCGGAGTATCTGCGCGATCATCCCAAGATCGGCAATGTCATCTTCCCGCGCTACCAGACCGGCGAGAGCAAGCGCCGGGCTGAAGCTTATTTCCGGTCGGGCAGCTATGGCGCGCTCGTCGGCTTCGAACTGAAGGATGGCCGCGAGGCGGGGCGTTCCTTCATCAACGGACTGAAACTGCTCTACCACGTCGCCAACATCGGCGACGCGCGCTCACTGGCCATCCATCCGTCAACCACGACGCATTCGCAGCTGTCGCCTGAAGAGCAGCTCGCGACCGGGGTCACGCCCGGTTACGTCAGGCTCTCCATCGGCATCGAGCATCCCGACGACATCATCCGCGATCTCGAACAGGCGCTCGATCAGGTCGCCGGCGACCGCGAGTTGAAGGCCGCGTAGGAATTTTGCCGGCAAACAGAATTGCTGGTTCACATCGTCCGATCACTGGAGGGGATTATGACTTCAAGCAACAAGACCAATGCACTATCGAAGATCTCGCGGCGCGGTGTGCTGCGCGCCGCCGGCGCACTCGGCGTGGGCGCCGCGGCGGCCGGCTTGCTCGCCAGGCCGACCAGCTACGCGATCGCCGGCAACGCCACCAAGGTGCGGCTGTCGTGGACCGAATTCGCGGCCTGCCATTCGCCGATCGCCTTCGCGCTTTCGAAGGGCATCTATGCCAAGCATGACCTCGATATCGATCTCTACTACCAGGGCGCCAGTGGCCAGACACTGATCCAGTCGATCGCCACCAACAAGACGGATGCCGGTGCGGGCCTCCTGTACGACTGGGTCAAGCCGCTCGAGCAGGGGCTGGACGTCAAGCTGTTCGTCGGCTCGCATGGCGGCTGCACGCGGCTCTTGGCATCCAAGGCCTCCGGCGTCACCACGCTCGAGGGCCTGAAGGGCAAGACCATCGTCTCCTACGATGTCGCCAGTCCGCCCAAGCACTCCTTCCAGGTCGCGCTGGCCAAGGCCGGCCTCGATCCCAACAACGACGTCAACTGGACCAACGTGCCTTTCGATCTCGTGGGCGAGACGGTTGGCAAGGGCCAGGCCGATGCGCTGGCGCATCTCGATCCATGGGCCTACGCGCACAAGAAGAAGTTCGACCTGGTGGAGGTCGCGAACACGCAAACCGGCTCCTTCGAGGGTGCGGTCTGTTGTGTGCTTGGAGTCAATTCCGCCTTCCTCGACGCCAACAAGGACGCCATCCGGCGGCTGGCCGAAGCCGATATCGAGATTCACGAATACGCATCGGCGCATCCCGATGAGGTTGCCAAGTGGTTCGTCGACAATCTCAATCCCGGCTTCCCCTTCGAGGATATTCGCGACCAGATTTCCTCATGGGTGCTGCACAACCATCCGGTCGGCAAGGACCTGCAGGATCAGGTCAAGCATGCCGCCGCCGATCTGTCGCTGATCAAGGTGCTCGATCCCACAACCGATCCAGCGGAGCTCGCAAGCCGCGTGACAGTCGACATTCTCGCCTGACGGGACCTGGGTCATGAGTGCAGCGGTCGACAAGGAGACAGCCGGCAAAAGTATTTCCACTGCTTTTGCCGGTCCCGTGTGGAAGCACGGGCTTTACGCGGCCGCCGCCTGGTTGCTCGCTGCCATCGTGACGGTGGCGTTTCCCGATGTCGTGCCGTGGGGCAGCCGCGATGTCTTTGTCGGATTGCTGGTCATCGGCGCGGTGGCACTCGCGGGCCTAGCCTTCAGCATCGAAAAACTTGGCGGCTTGGGTCGCGGTGTCATCCACTACGGTCCCTGGCTGATCGCGCTTGGTCTCTGGTTCGCCCTGTGGGAGTTGATCACGGCCAAACTCGGCTGGATGCCGAAACCGTTCTTCTCGCCACCGCACGGCCTGCTGCATGTCTACATCGTCGACTGGCAGCGCATCCTCATCTGCATCGCCTACACGGCGCGGCTTTGGACGATCGGCTTCTTCAGCGGCATCATCGTCGGCTTCATCGGCGGCGTGGCGCTCGGCTGGTCGAAGACCTTCGCTTATTGGGGCATGCCCATTCTGAAGCTGATCGGCCCGGTGCCGGCGAGCGCCTGGATTCCGGCGACGTTCTTCCTGTTCCCGACGACGTTCGAGGCGAGCCTGTTTCTGGTCGCGCTGGCGTCGGGCATCCCCGTTGCGATCCTCACCGCGTCGGGCGTCAACTCGGTCAACCGCTCCTTCTACGACGTGGCGCGCACGCTTGGCGCCAACAGCCGGTATCTGGTTCTGCGCGTGGCGATACCCGCCGCTTTGCCGCATGTCTTCGTCGGCCTGTTCATGGGGCTATACTATTCGTTCGCCGTCCTGGTGGTCGCCGAAATGCTCGGCGCCAAATACGGCCTTGGCTGGTACCTGCAGTTCCAGACCGCCTATTCGGCTTACGCCAATGTCTACGCCATGCTGATCATCATGGCTCTGCTCTGCTCGGGTCTGGTCAAGCTGCTGTTCGTCGTGCGCGACCGTTTGCTCGGCTGGCAGAAGGGGGTCGTGCAATGGTAGCCGCTGCCGCCGTTCGCGTCGCATCCGCAAACACCACCGGCCTTGCCATCGATTTCCAGGGCGTCTCGCATCAGTACGATCTCGACGGCCAACCCTTGGCGGTCTTGCGGCAGATCGATCTGACCGTGGCGCCAGGTGAGTTCGTGGCGCTGCTCGGGCCCTCCGGCTGCGGCAAGTCGACCTTGTTGCGGCTGGCCGCAGGGTTGGAACAGCCGACCAGCGGCGATGTGCTGGCGGACGGAGCAATCGTCGCCAAGCCGGATCCGTCGCGCGTGCTGGTGTTCCAGGATCCGACGCTTTTTCCTTGGCGTAGCGTTCGCGACAATGTCGCCATCGGGCCGGAGGCACGTGGCGTGCTGGCCAGCAGCCAGAAGCGGATCGACGATGCGCTTCGCCTGGTCAAGCTCGACGCGTTCGCCTCCGCCTTTCCGCACCAATTGTCCGGCGGCATGGCGCAGCGTGCGGCGCTTGCACGCGCGCTGGTCAACGACCCGCGCCTGCTGCTGCTCGACGAGCCGCTGGGACGGCTGGACTCGCTGACGCGGCTGACCATGCAGGAAGAACTCCTGTCGCTGTGGCGGCAGGCCGGATACACGGTCATTCTCGTCACGCACGATGTCGAGGAAGCCCTGCTCCTGTCCGAGCGTATCATCGTGCTCAGCGAGCGCCCGGCGCGCATCAAGGCGGAGGTTGTGGTCGACCTGCCGTGCCCACGACGGCGCGACGATCCGCGCATCGTCGCCCAGCGCCAGCACATCCTCGAAATTCTTGGGTTCGCAGCATGACCGCGCGCACCACAGTGCGAAAACTGCTTTCTCTGCGCTGGCTGGAAGCGATGGGGATTGCACTGACACTCGTCGCCCTCGTCTGGTGGGCGATCGTCTACGCACAGGTCATGTCGAATACCGGATTTCCAATCGAGCGCACTTTGCCTTGCCTGCTCAACACCTCCGACCGCTGCTCGCTCGCCATGTCGCTGTGCAAGAACTGGCATTTCCTCGGCATCAAGCGCTATTCGCCGGAACTGTTGTGGACGGGCGCAATTGTCTCCAGTCTTGCGTTTCTCCTGGGAAGCTTCATGCAAAATCCGAGGCAGAGAAAAGAAGGAACCTGACCATGCCCAGAATTGTGCCGGTGCTCGACCTCAGCCGTCTCGAACAAGGTGCCTCCGAGCATCGCACCTTTCTGCTGGACCTGCGCACGGCGGCCCGGGACGTCGGCTTCTTCTACCTCAGCGGCCACGGAATATCCGCCTCGGAGATCGCCGAAGTCCTCGATGCCTCGCGTC from Mesorhizobium shangrilense harbors:
- a CDS encoding alkene reductase, which gives rise to MATLFHPIKVGDLDLANRIVLAPLTRNRSPKAVPRDLAVTYYTQRADAGLLITEATAITHQGQGYADVPGLYAPEQLAGWRKVTDAVHVAGGKIVVQLWHVGRISHNSLQPGGGKPVAPSAIPAKSKTYLIDPEGSGVFAETSEPRALERDELPGIVEDFRRAAKAAVEGAGFDGVEVHGANGYLLDQFLRAGSNHRSDEYGGSIENRTRLALEVVDAVVAEVGAGRTGIRLSPVTPANDASDPDPQPLFDHVVRELAARGLAYIHVIEGATGGARDFQQGDRPFDYASFKAAYRNAGGKGAWLVNNGYDAKLAEAAISEGRADLVAFGKLFLANPDLVRRLREGADLNAPDKSTFYGGGAKGYTDYPTLA
- a CDS encoding carbon-nitrogen hydrolase family protein, with amino-acid sequence MTTCAFVEWPEGLEPRGLLWEALRQQVAAARPDILVTNEMPFGPWLASERPFDADAAARGVTLHEHGLEALRGLGVPAVISSRPVWQSERLANEAFVLEAGDISVLHRKQLFPEEPGWYEASWFRGDNSGFAVHDIAGLKVGVLLCTELMFNEHARGYGRAGGDLIVVPRATSTSQEKWAVAGAMGAIVSGCYVVSSNRSGASANSPRFGGRGLAFAPDGTLLADTSSDGTLAVVDLDAGVSQRQKSEYPCNVVERAYR
- a CDS encoding isopenicillin N synthase family dioxygenase; translation: MSSTADKRTIPVLDFSRYEADPASRREFLEGLRRASRDVGFFYLTGHGIAQSLIDDVLGASRRFFALADKDKLQIEMVNSPHFRGYNRVGQELTKGQKDWREQVDIGSEAPALPRNANLPAWTRLQGPNQWPSALPELKPLLLEWQDRLTDLSTRLLKAFAIVLEQDENAFETIYAGTPNHLIKIIRYPGRDSTKSEQGVGAHKDSGFLTLLLQERQKGLQVEAADGDWIDAEPRAGTFVVNIGELLEMATDGYLKATMHRVVTPPAGTDRLSVAFFLGAPFDAEIPLLDLAPHLKAQANGVTRDPQNPLYRNSGQNALKSRLRSHPDVARRHHVDLLATQARTEAVPVA
- a CDS encoding O-acetylhomoserine aminocarboxypropyltransferase/cysteine synthase family protein produces the protein MTLENLSPETLALHGGSWRADPSNGAVAVPIYQTTSYQFQDTAHADRLFALDEIGHIYTRVSNPTQDALETRIAALEGGAAALLLSSGQAASAYSVLNLAGAGDNIVSATDLYGGTWALFAATLKHLGVEVRFVDPSDPENFRRATDERTRAYYAESLPNPKLQVFPIKEVADIGRSLGVPLIIDNTAAPLIIRPFDHGAAVVVYSATKYIGGHGTSIGGIVIDGGNFPWEDHAGRFPTLNQPDPSYHGKVWVEAAKPLGPVAYVLRIRTVLLRDVGAAISPFNAFQLLQGLETLPLRIRQHSENAIKVAEYLRDHPKIGNVIFPRYQTGESKRRAEAYFRSGSYGALVGFELKDGREAGRSFINGLKLLYHVANIGDARSLAIHPSTTTHSQLSPEEQLATGVTPGYVRLSIGIEHPDDIIRDLEQALDQVAGDRELKAA
- a CDS encoding ABC transporter substrate-binding protein translates to MTSSNKTNALSKISRRGVLRAAGALGVGAAAAGLLARPTSYAIAGNATKVRLSWTEFAACHSPIAFALSKGIYAKHDLDIDLYYQGASGQTLIQSIATNKTDAGAGLLYDWVKPLEQGLDVKLFVGSHGGCTRLLASKASGVTTLEGLKGKTIVSYDVASPPKHSFQVALAKAGLDPNNDVNWTNVPFDLVGETVGKGQADALAHLDPWAYAHKKKFDLVEVANTQTGSFEGAVCCVLGVNSAFLDANKDAIRRLAEADIEIHEYASAHPDEVAKWFVDNLNPGFPFEDIRDQISSWVLHNHPVGKDLQDQVKHAAADLSLIKVLDPTTDPAELASRVTVDILA
- a CDS encoding ABC transporter permease — protein: MSAAVDKETAGKSISTAFAGPVWKHGLYAAAAWLLAAIVTVAFPDVVPWGSRDVFVGLLVIGAVALAGLAFSIEKLGGLGRGVIHYGPWLIALGLWFALWELITAKLGWMPKPFFSPPHGLLHVYIVDWQRILICIAYTARLWTIGFFSGIIVGFIGGVALGWSKTFAYWGMPILKLIGPVPASAWIPATFFLFPTTFEASLFLVALASGIPVAILTASGVNSVNRSFYDVARTLGANSRYLVLRVAIPAALPHVFVGLFMGLYYSFAVLVVAEMLGAKYGLGWYLQFQTAYSAYANVYAMLIIMALLCSGLVKLLFVVRDRLLGWQKGVVQW
- a CDS encoding ABC transporter ATP-binding protein, with protein sequence MVAAAAVRVASANTTGLAIDFQGVSHQYDLDGQPLAVLRQIDLTVAPGEFVALLGPSGCGKSTLLRLAAGLEQPTSGDVLADGAIVAKPDPSRVLVFQDPTLFPWRSVRDNVAIGPEARGVLASSQKRIDDALRLVKLDAFASAFPHQLSGGMAQRAALARALVNDPRLLLLDEPLGRLDSLTRLTMQEELLSLWRQAGYTVILVTHDVEEALLLSERIIVLSERPARIKAEVVVDLPCPRRRDDPRIVAQRQHILEILGFAA